TCCTAGTCTCCATGGGGCCGATCAAGCGACTAGTCACAATTAGTTGTCGACCAGGGTGACTAGTCATCCCTGGTCAGTCCTAGTCATCCTATATATATAAGGACTAATATACTATATGTTCTTGAGTATAAATCAAGCATGAAGATTACTCTAGGGTGGTGGCTGCATGTAGGATTACAAATTGGGCTGAAAAAGATGAGCCCAAGTGGCCTAAGCCATCCCAGACGCAACCATGTCCTAAGCTGCCAAgcaattccattctttttctagTTGTCCACCCCCTAGTCGTCTGACTAACCGTGATTAGTCGATGACTAATCGGACAACTAGAAACTAATCAGACTAATCTAGTCGTAGCCCCCTAGTCAAGCCTAGGATGTTGACTAAttgcgattaatcggacgacttgatAACATTGGTCAGGGTGGGGCTACAATCGCATTCACTTGTGTTGTCCATCCCTAGGCTGAGTGCCCATACTGGAAAGATGAAGGTAGCATATAGGGCATGGGTGATGCATCACGTGAGGTTTGCGGCAAGGCTGACCTATGGTGGAGGTGTCCCAATTTGTGATGGCGATGATGGATAAGAGAGGAAGATCATGCAGAGTATTTGTGTGTACGAGGGTGTCTCCTCAAAGgcacaaaattatgattccacaTGGGTGAGGACAAGGAGCTAGCTAATGTAGTCGAACGCCAATGTCAGAGTAGAGGTGCATGGCATCAATAGTTAGTGGCGACACAAACTAACCATAGTttagaaaaaacaaaagaaatacCAATCAATCAATCGATGATAGAGAAACTCCAATCATCAGATCGAGAGAAAAAAAACTCTCTAGGGTGTTGGATCAACGTGATCGGTGGTGCGAACCCAAGGCACGGGCAGCACTACCCCCACCGAAGATCTTCACGCATGATTTACAAGGGTGGTGCCCTTGAAGGCCAACGTGGAGGGCACACTTGACGTATGCCATGTATAGCCAACAGTGCACGTAGGAGGCAAGCACAGCAGGCAGCGGAAGATTAGGGTTTATGGCTTAGGATTCATTAAAACCTAAACTCATGATATTATATAGGACACTAGGATGGATTGAATTATTGATGGAATAATTGTACTCCAGTACATGGCTTGGAGGGtaaagagcatcttcaagagacaAGGAAGGTTATCCTACGATTATAATCACTCCAAGTAAACATATCCTAGATTACTTAACATACTCCTTTAGTCACGCTTCAAGGGTAAAAGGGTAATTTCCCTCTTTCCTTCTCCTGTCCCAGATCCTGCAGGCCATGCACACTAACCTACTTGCTAGTCCATGTAGTGCAAGGTCCAGGAATGGAAGGGTAAGTTGTCATCGATGAGCACACAATGTGGGAAAGTGAGTTGTACCCATACGAGTGAAGTGAAGAGTGGCCAACATCAGTTCCATGTGAGGGAATGATAGGATCATGTATGGCTCGATGGATCCATTAAAATGAACTGTAGTGGCACGGATGAGTAGGGGCAGATATGCTATAGGAAGGGAAGGAGAGCAAGCTATGGTGGCACATGTAAAGTAAAGGGACAGTGAGCCACAGGGGAAAGATATGGAGCAATGAAGAAAGAGAGGGCTAGAGTATTCCATAAGTTCCATTGTTTAAATtccatgttttaaataaaaaaatcattCCATAAGTTCCATTGAAACTCAGATGAATTTATATAAGGAATTAACGATGTAGAATGTTGAACACGTATGAATAATAAATTTCCATACCTTTTGTCCTTAAGGATTTTTCGTATGTTGTCACTAAGTTGTTCCTCTGATGCATCAGTGTCAGCAAGTGGTATAGTGCCGCTTACGTTTGTGATAATAGTTTCAAAACCTCCATCGTATTCAGAGTTGGAGAGAGTGAAACAAAAGCCCGGCATTCAAATGCCTCTCTCTCTCCTATTGCATTTTACACCATGTTGGCAAGTGTTGTTGGAATGTAATATGGCGTGTGGGCATGCCTAGCCTCCCACAATGCCTATatatgtaaatgctgatccaacATAGTAATTATTGAGTATTCCCTAATCCTACTCTTTCATGGTATCATGAGACGATTCGTTTATTGCTTCCGCAAACCCTAATTGCGTTGCTGCTGCACCAGCGTTCGCCGGCCGATCGATCGCGCTGTCGCAGAGCCCGTCCCGCTCGCCTATCCGCCGTCGCAGAGCAAGTCTCGCTCGCTGGCCCGATTCCCCGTGCTACCCGACGTCGCTGTCTCGCGTCATCAACGCACGATCCGCCTGCCCGATGTCGCTGTCTCGCGTCATCTATGCGCGATCCGCCCGCCCGACACCGCTGACGCCCGTCGACATCGCTGACCCACGAAGCCGCGCTACGCGTGATCCGCCCACCGACGTCGCTGTCTCGATCTGCGCCCACAGCGAAACCGTCGTTCTACGTCGCGTGAACTCACTCCTGCATGGCAGAAACCGACGCCGCATGCCAGGCTTGCGAGGAGCACGCCCGCAAGGCAGAGGCCGACCGCATTGCGGCCCTCGACGCGTACGAAGCCAAGTACGCCGCCGtccacgccgccgccatcgccgtccTCAACATCAAGGTCCTCGTGCCCCTGGTCTTGGATCGCGCCGCCGCCAACTATAACCGGTGGCGGTCCATGTTCGTCGTTGTCCTAGGCAAGTATGCCCTAACGGACCACGTCCTATCCGACATCGTCAATGCCGATCGACCGGCGTGGGTGCAGATGAACTGCACCGTGCTCACTTGGATCTACTGCACCATCCACGTCGACCTCCAGCAGTCGACGATGAACCGCAAGCCGAACGCGCGCGACGTGTGGATCTACCTCGTGAACGAGTTCCTCGGCCAACGTGAATCGCGCGCCCTACTGCTCTCGGCGGAGTTCCGCATGGCGAAACAGGGGTTGGCCTCCATCACCGACTTCTGCCGCTGTCTTGAAACGATGGCGGCAACCCTCAGCGACTTCGGCGATCCGATCGGGGATTGGACTTTGGTCCTGACTCTTCTTCGCGGGCTCAATGGCAAGTTCCGGCCAATGGTTTCCAACCTCAAGATGCGGCAACCCTTCCCCACCTTCGAGGAGGCTCGCACGCTCCTCCTGCTCGAGGAGATCGACATCGACGACGTTGCTGCAAGCGAAGTCGTCGGGGCATCAGACCCGCCACCATCCTCCATGACAACCGCACTCATCACTGCCCCACGCCCTCCTGCTAGGCGCTCCTACATAGGCCAGGGCCAGGTTGGCCATGCCAGCCACGGCTAGGGTGGCTACGTCGGCCCCAGCTAGGGCAGCCAGAGCCAAGGCGGGCACGCTGGCCAGGGCGGCTCACAGCGCACTGGCCGTCGCCGCGGTGGCCGCAGCCGCAACTAGCAGCAGTAGGTCTCCAACACTGGGGGCGGCTATCGCTCCCTAGCACCGTTCTACAACCCATGGATGGGCACCGTGCAGCTCTGGCCATGTTCGCCAGGCGGTCCGGGGATGCCGTTTCGACCTCCGCCGGCTGCCTTCACTGCTGTTCCTCAGCCACAACAGCAGTACATGCAGCAGCCATATGGTCAGCAGCCGTACACCCTTGGACCTCCTCCAGGGTTTGGGTACGAAGGACCATTGCCGCCACAGCAGTAGTGGACGCCCATGCAGGGCGCGTCCTAGGACCCGTCCGCCCTCGTCAGCAACTTCAACACCATGACACTGACGCCCCCTTCATTGGCCGAGTGGTACGTTGACTCCGGCACCGGTGCCCATATGGTCAACAACGCTAGTATTCTTTCTACCTTTCACCATCCTTCATCATCTAGTCCTTCATCTATCATTGTTTGTAACAGAGCTTCGCTTCCCATTACATCTATTGGGTCACACTCATTCTCCACCACACAATGTCCTCTTGTTCTTTATGATGTTTTAGTGTCACCAAACATTATTAAGAATTTGATTTACGTACGTCATTTCACCACTGATAATAATTGTTCCATTGAGTTTGACCCGTTTGGCCTCTCTGTGAAGGACCTTCAGACACGGAGCGTGATCGCCAGGTGCAATAGCACGGGTGACCTCTACCCATTCTTCCCAGCACCATCCAGCACTCCCACTGCCCTCGCTGCCACCGCGTCATCCAACACCCTCTGGCATCATCGCCTTGGTCATCTCGGACATGAGGCTCTTTCTAAACTTATTAGTTCCAATGCTATTTCATGTAATAAGCGCCATATTGATCATGTTTGTCATGCCTGTCAGCTAGGTCGCCATGTGCGCCTACCTTTTAGTGTGTCACACTCTTGCACTGCACATCCATTCGATTTAAAACATTGTGATCTTTGGACTTCTCCAGTTGTTAGTGTGTCGGGCTATAAATATTATTTAGTCATTCTTGATGAATGCGCTCATTACACCTAGACGTTCCCATTATGCCTCAAGTCCGATACTTTCAGTGTCCTTTCTAACTTTTTCTCATATGTGCGCATGCAGTTTGACTCCACCATCAAGGCAGTTCAGTGCGACAACGGCCGTGAGTTTGACCACTCCTCGGCCCGCACCTTCTTCCTCACTCATGGAGTCGTCTTCTAGATGTCGTGCACATACACCTCTCAGCAGAACAGACGTGTCGAGCGCACCCTTTGCACCGTGAACAACATCGTGCGATCCCTTCTGTTTCAGGCCAGCCTTCCTCCTGTTTATTGGGCTAACTCACTCCACACTACCACCTACCTTCTCAATCGTCACCCCACCAAAACCCTAGACGGCTGCACCCCTTTCTTCGCTCTTTACGGCACACCGCCTTCCTACACTCACCTTCGAGTTTTCGGCTGTGCCTGCTATCCCAACCTCTCATCCACAGCTCCACATAAATTATCACCTCGCTCCTCCTTATGTGTTTTCCTCGGGTACTCATCCGATCACAAAGGATATCGATGTCTCGATCTTCATTCCAATCGGATCATTGTCTCCCGTCATGTTGTATTCGATGAGACTTTGTTTCCGTTCTCTGAGATGTCCACCACCCCCCAGGACCCAAACACACTTGCGTTTTTGGATGATGTTGATGATTCCTCTTCGCCTATGTGGCCAAGAGCTGTGTCTATAGGTACTCATCTCCCTGGCGACATGGATGCCGCACCTAGGACCCCTGGTGCCCCTACCACCGGTCCGGCTGGTGCTGCTGCCCCTGCGGGTCCGGCTGGTGCTGCTGCCCCTGCGGACTCAGCGCCCTAGATGTCTGGTGCTACCACGGCCCCCTCAGCTGGCGCCCCTACCAACGGTCCCGCTGGTGCTGCTGCCCCTGTGGACATAGCGTCCCAGGTTGTTGCCAGCGGCACCGGCTGTACCACCGGCCGCACCACCATGACGACCACAGAGGTAATCGTTCCTGTCACTAATGCGCACAGCATGCGCACCCATGGCAAGGACGGTTTTCGGCAACCCGTGGATCGCCTTAATCTCCACATGACGGCTTCGTCTACCACTCCAGTACCTTTATCCATCCATGCCGCTCTTTCAGATCCGGCCTGGTGTCTTGCTATGCAGGCCGAGTTCGACTCCTTGCAGGCAAACGACACCTAGACTTTGGTGCCTCGCCCTCCTGGCGTCAACCTTGTCATCGGCAAGTGGGTTTTTTCGTCACAAGTTCAAGTCAGATGGCTCTCTTGACCGCTACAAAGCCCGGTGGGTGCTTTGTGGTTTCACACAGCGTCCGAGCATTGATTATGATGAGACATTCAGTCCAGTTGTCAAGCCAGCGACCATCCGGATGGTACTCACTTTGGCACTGTCTCGCTCCTGGCCGATTCACCAGCTTGATGTGAAGAATGCATTTCTCCATGGCACTTTGACTGAGATAGTCTACTGCGCACAGCCAACTGGGTTTGTCGACTCTTTCAAGCCCAATTATGTCTGTCGCCTGAACAAGTCACTCTATGGGTTGAAGCAAGCTCCTCGCGCCTAGCATAGTCGCTTCGCCTCTCACATTACCTCACTCGGGTTTGTCGAGGCCAAGTCCGACACGTTGCTGTTCATCTACTGCAAAGGTGCTGACATGGCTTTTCTTTtactctatgttgatgatattgttcTCACTGCGTCGTCTCCGAGTCTCCTCTATCGGATTATCGCAGCACTTTGCCAGGAATTCTCCATGACAGACATGGGGCCTCTTCACCATTTTCTGGGTGTCAGTGTTCAGCGCAGAGGTGACAATTTATTTCTCT
The sequence above is drawn from the Miscanthus floridulus cultivar M001 chromosome 15, ASM1932011v1, whole genome shotgun sequence genome and encodes:
- the LOC136507634 gene encoding uncharacterized protein → MAETDAACQACEEHARKAEADRIAALDAYEAKYAAVHAAAIAVLNIKVLVPLVLDRAAANYNRWRSMFVVVLGKYALTDHVLSDIVNADRPAWVQMNCTVLTWIYCTIHVDLQQSTMNRKPNARDVWIYLVNEFLGQRESRALLLSAEFRMAKQGLASITDFCRCLETMAATLSDFGDPIGDWTLVLTLLRGLNGKFRPMVSNLKMRQPFPTFEEARTLLLLEEIDIDDVAASEVVGASDPPPSSMTTALITAPRPPARRSYIGQGQVGHASHG